A single genomic interval of Coregonus clupeaformis isolate EN_2021a chromosome 36, ASM2061545v1, whole genome shotgun sequence harbors:
- the LOC123482719 gene encoding uncharacterized protein LOC123482719, with translation MVQSKMERGEVPMLMKYYTITTGNTMGSHIQFMRQLGGGCTEVMSPEQSDVIMAFCPIVSRAGTDIEAALQQIPAGKPVILVVLHHTFNPDYTVPDSSSLVTRGDVILTVDCLFHETQGGLLECHHNEAAVEDSLKKLNIHPVTESGSAVSRCRQTPPFVFVVGLVIFVVILCLAVFLLFLARNNEIYQNNLMEIEQVALKSNRGINCRNYTDNTDRLT, from the exons ATGGTTCA ATCCAAAATGGAACGCGGAG AGGTGCCAATGTTGATGAAATACTACACCATCACCACTGGCAATACTATGGGTTCTCATATCCAGTTTATGAGACAACTTGGAGGAGGCTGTACTGAAGTGATGTCACCAGAGCAGAGTGATGTCATCATGGCTTTCTGTCCCATTGTCTCTCGTGCTGGTACTGATATTGAGGCAGCACTGCAGCAGATTCCAG CTGGTAAACCTGTCATTCTGGTAGTGCTGCATCACACCTTCAACCCAGACTACACCGTACCTGACAGCAGCAGCCTAGTGACCAGAGGTGATGTAATACTCACAGTGGACTGTCTCTTCCATGAGACCCAGGGAGGACTACTGGAGTGTCATCACAATGAAGCAGCAGTCGAAGATAGTCTGAAGAAGCTTAATATACATCCTGTG ACTGAATCTGGATCTGCAGTCAGTCGTT GTCGCCAGACACCACCATTTGTATTTGTTGTTGGGCTtgttatttttgttgttattttgtgtttGGCTGTATTTTTATTGTTTCTAGCAAGAAACAATGAGATTTATCAAAATAACCTAATGGAAATAGAGCAAGTAGCTCTAAAAAGCAATAGAGGAATAAACTGTAGAAATTACACAGACAACACAGATAGACTGACTTAA